From the Hevea brasiliensis isolate MT/VB/25A 57/8 chromosome 15, ASM3005281v1, whole genome shotgun sequence genome, one window contains:
- the LOC110664324 gene encoding bZIP transcription factor 16 isoform X3: MGSSDMDKPAKEKEAKALAGTTAQSYVLQEQSSTTSTGAVNPDWTGFQAYSPIPPHGFLASSPQAHPYMWGVQHIMPPYGTPPHPYVAMYPHGGLYAHPSIPPGSYPFSPFAMPSPNGINETSGYTPGSTEADGKPSDVKEKLPIKRSKGSLGSLNMITGKSNEIGKTSGASANGAYSKSAESASEGTSEGSDANSQNDSQMMSGGRQDSVEADASQNGGSVHCPQNVGQSMPNTIMNQTMSVMPIPATGAPGALPGPTTNLNIGMDYWGAPASSAIPAIHGKVPNTPVAGGIVSTGSRDTVQSQIWLQDEREVKRQRRKQSNRESARRSRLRKQAECDELAQRAEALKEENANLRSEVNRIKSDYEQLLAENASLKERLGEFGGHEEFRSGRDEQHLSNDTQKSGQAELAESGH; this comes from the exons ATGGGCAGCAGTGATATGGATAAACCAGCAAAGGAGAAAGAGGCAAAGGCCCTTGCTGGCACCACTGCGCAG TCCTATGTTCTTCAGGAGCAGTCTTCAACCACCAGCACTGGTGCTGTAAATCCTGACTGGACGGGATTTCAG GCATACTCTCCTATACCTCCACATGGGTTCTTGGCATCAAGTCCCCAAGCTCATCCTTATATGTGGGGGGTTCAG CATATCATGCCTCCATATGGTACGCCACCACATCCATATGTTGCAATGTATCCTCATGGTGGCTTATATGCTCATCCATCTATTCCTCCG GGATCTTACCCTTTTAGTCCTTTTGCAATGCCTTCACCGAATGGTATCAATGAGACATCT GGATATACACCTGGTAGCACAGAAGCTGATGGAAAGCCATCTGACGTGAAGGAAAAATTGCCCATTAAAAGGTCCAAAGGAAGTTTGGGCAGTTTAAACATGATTACAGGGAAGAGTAATGAGATTGGTAAAACATCTGGAGCGTCTGCTAATGGAGCTTATTCTAAAAG TGCTGAGAGTGCAAGTGAAGGTACAAGTGAAGGAAGTGATGCAAATTCTCAGAAT GACTCACAAATGATGTCAGGTGGAAGGCAAGATTCTGTTGAAG CTGATGCATCTCAGAATGGTGGTTCTGTGCATTGCCCTCAGAACGTAGGACAGAGTATGCCTAATACAATCATGAACCAGACAATGTCCGTCATGCCAATACCGGCTACTGGTGCCCCAGGAGCTCTACCTGGTCCCACAACCAACTTAAATATTGGAATGGACTACTGGGGAGCCCCAGCTTCATCTGCTATCCCTGCAATCCATGGGAAGGTTCCAAATACTCCAGTAGCTGGAGGAATTGTTTCTACTGGATCTCGGGATACTGTTCAATCGCAGATTTGGTTACAG GATGAAAGAGAGGTGAAGCGACAGAGGCGAAAACAGTCAAACAGAGAATCTGCTCGCCGTTCTAGGTTGCGTAAACAG gccgaatgtgaTGAGTTGGCCCAGCGTGCTGAAGCCCTAAAAGAAGAAAATGCCAATCTGCGATCAGAAGTAAACCGGATCAAGAGCGACTACGAGCAACTTCTTGCGGAAAATGCATCTCTCAAG GAGAGACTTGGGGAATTCGGTGGGCATGAAGAGTTTAGGTCTGGCAGGGATGAACAACATTTGAGCAATGATACACAAAAGAGTGGACAAGCAGAGCTTGCAGAGAGTGGTCACTAG
- the LOC110664324 gene encoding bZIP transcription factor 16 isoform X7, with product MDKPAKEKEAKALAGTTAQEQSSTTSTGAVNPDWTGFQAYSPIPPHGFLASSPQAHPYMWGVQHIMPPYGTPPHPYVAMYPHGGLYAHPSIPPGSYPFSPFAMPSPNGINETSGYTPGSTEADGKPSDVKEKLPIKRSKGSLGSLNMITGKSNEIGKTSGASANGAYSKSAESASEGTSEGSDANSQNVSDSQMMSGGRQDSVEADASQNGGSVHCPQNVGQSMPNTIMNQTMSVMPIPATGAPGALPGPTTNLNIGMDYWGAPASSAIPAIHGKVPNTPVAGGIVSTGSRDTVQSQIWLQDEREVKRQRRKQSNRESARRSRLRKQAECDELAQRAEALKEENANLRSEVNRIKSDYEQLLAENASLKERLGEFGGHEEFRSGRDEQHLSNDTQKSGQAELAESGH from the exons ATGGATAAACCAGCAAAGGAGAAAGAGGCAAAGGCCCTTGCTGGCACCACTGCGCAG GAGCAGTCTTCAACCACCAGCACTGGTGCTGTAAATCCTGACTGGACGGGATTTCAG GCATACTCTCCTATACCTCCACATGGGTTCTTGGCATCAAGTCCCCAAGCTCATCCTTATATGTGGGGGGTTCAG CATATCATGCCTCCATATGGTACGCCACCACATCCATATGTTGCAATGTATCCTCATGGTGGCTTATATGCTCATCCATCTATTCCTCCG GGATCTTACCCTTTTAGTCCTTTTGCAATGCCTTCACCGAATGGTATCAATGAGACATCT GGATATACACCTGGTAGCACAGAAGCTGATGGAAAGCCATCTGACGTGAAGGAAAAATTGCCCATTAAAAGGTCCAAAGGAAGTTTGGGCAGTTTAAACATGATTACAGGGAAGAGTAATGAGATTGGTAAAACATCTGGAGCGTCTGCTAATGGAGCTTATTCTAAAAG TGCTGAGAGTGCAAGTGAAGGTACAAGTGAAGGAAGTGATGCAAATTCTCAGAATGTAAGT GACTCACAAATGATGTCAGGTGGAAGGCAAGATTCTGTTGAAG CTGATGCATCTCAGAATGGTGGTTCTGTGCATTGCCCTCAGAACGTAGGACAGAGTATGCCTAATACAATCATGAACCAGACAATGTCCGTCATGCCAATACCGGCTACTGGTGCCCCAGGAGCTCTACCTGGTCCCACAACCAACTTAAATATTGGAATGGACTACTGGGGAGCCCCAGCTTCATCTGCTATCCCTGCAATCCATGGGAAGGTTCCAAATACTCCAGTAGCTGGAGGAATTGTTTCTACTGGATCTCGGGATACTGTTCAATCGCAGATTTGGTTACAG GATGAAAGAGAGGTGAAGCGACAGAGGCGAAAACAGTCAAACAGAGAATCTGCTCGCCGTTCTAGGTTGCGTAAACAG gccgaatgtgaTGAGTTGGCCCAGCGTGCTGAAGCCCTAAAAGAAGAAAATGCCAATCTGCGATCAGAAGTAAACCGGATCAAGAGCGACTACGAGCAACTTCTTGCGGAAAATGCATCTCTCAAG GAGAGACTTGGGGAATTCGGTGGGCATGAAGAGTTTAGGTCTGGCAGGGATGAACAACATTTGAGCAATGATACACAAAAGAGTGGACAAGCAGAGCTTGCAGAGAGTGGTCACTAG
- the LOC110664324 gene encoding bZIP transcription factor 16 isoform X2, producing the protein MGSSDMDKPAKEKEAKALAGTTAQSYVLQEQSSTTSTGAVNPDWTGFQAYSPIPPHGFLASSPQAHPYMWGVQHIMPPYGTPPHPYVAMYPHGGLYAHPSIPPGSYPFSPFAMPSPNGINETSGYTPGSTEADGKPSDVKEKLPIKRSKGSLGSLNMITGKSNEIGKTSGASANGAYSKSAESASEGTSEGSDANSQNVSDSQMMSGGRQDSVEADASQNGGSVHCPQNVGQSMPNTIMNQTMSVMPIPATGAPGALPGPTTNLNIGMDYWGAPASSAIPAIHGKVPNTPVAGGIVSTGSRDTVQSQIWLQDEREVKRQRRKQSNRESARRSRLRKQAECDELAQRAEALKEENANLRSEVNRIKSDYEQLLAENASLKERLGEFGGHEEFRSGRDEQHLSNDTQKSGQAELAESGH; encoded by the exons ATGGGCAGCAGTGATATGGATAAACCAGCAAAGGAGAAAGAGGCAAAGGCCCTTGCTGGCACCACTGCGCAG TCCTATGTTCTTCAGGAGCAGTCTTCAACCACCAGCACTGGTGCTGTAAATCCTGACTGGACGGGATTTCAG GCATACTCTCCTATACCTCCACATGGGTTCTTGGCATCAAGTCCCCAAGCTCATCCTTATATGTGGGGGGTTCAG CATATCATGCCTCCATATGGTACGCCACCACATCCATATGTTGCAATGTATCCTCATGGTGGCTTATATGCTCATCCATCTATTCCTCCG GGATCTTACCCTTTTAGTCCTTTTGCAATGCCTTCACCGAATGGTATCAATGAGACATCT GGATATACACCTGGTAGCACAGAAGCTGATGGAAAGCCATCTGACGTGAAGGAAAAATTGCCCATTAAAAGGTCCAAAGGAAGTTTGGGCAGTTTAAACATGATTACAGGGAAGAGTAATGAGATTGGTAAAACATCTGGAGCGTCTGCTAATGGAGCTTATTCTAAAAG TGCTGAGAGTGCAAGTGAAGGTACAAGTGAAGGAAGTGATGCAAATTCTCAGAATGTAAGT GACTCACAAATGATGTCAGGTGGAAGGCAAGATTCTGTTGAAG CTGATGCATCTCAGAATGGTGGTTCTGTGCATTGCCCTCAGAACGTAGGACAGAGTATGCCTAATACAATCATGAACCAGACAATGTCCGTCATGCCAATACCGGCTACTGGTGCCCCAGGAGCTCTACCTGGTCCCACAACCAACTTAAATATTGGAATGGACTACTGGGGAGCCCCAGCTTCATCTGCTATCCCTGCAATCCATGGGAAGGTTCCAAATACTCCAGTAGCTGGAGGAATTGTTTCTACTGGATCTCGGGATACTGTTCAATCGCAGATTTGGTTACAG GATGAAAGAGAGGTGAAGCGACAGAGGCGAAAACAGTCAAACAGAGAATCTGCTCGCCGTTCTAGGTTGCGTAAACAG gccgaatgtgaTGAGTTGGCCCAGCGTGCTGAAGCCCTAAAAGAAGAAAATGCCAATCTGCGATCAGAAGTAAACCGGATCAAGAGCGACTACGAGCAACTTCTTGCGGAAAATGCATCTCTCAAG GAGAGACTTGGGGAATTCGGTGGGCATGAAGAGTTTAGGTCTGGCAGGGATGAACAACATTTGAGCAATGATACACAAAAGAGTGGACAAGCAGAGCTTGCAGAGAGTGGTCACTAG
- the LOC110664324 gene encoding bZIP transcription factor 16 isoform X1: protein MGWKCLQQILALLILFLSNFRIGSTLSCLPVHNGSDMDKPAKEKEAKALAGTTAQEQSSTTSTGAVNPDWTGFQAYSPIPPHGFLASSPQAHPYMWGVQHIMPPYGTPPHPYVAMYPHGGLYAHPSIPPGSYPFSPFAMPSPNGINETSGYTPGSTEADGKPSDVKEKLPIKRSKGSLGSLNMITGKSNEIGKTSGASANGAYSKSAESASEGTSEGSDANSQNDSQMMSGGRQDSVEADASQNGGSVHCPQNVGQSMPNTIMNQTMSVMPIPATGAPGALPGPTTNLNIGMDYWGAPASSAIPAIHGKVPNTPVAGGIVSTGSRDTVQSQIWLQDEREVKRQRRKQSNRESARRSRLRKQAECDELAQRAEALKEENANLRSEVNRIKSDYEQLLAENASLKERLGEFGGHEEFRSGRDEQHLSNDTQKSGQAELAESGH from the exons ATGGGTTGGAAATGTTTGCAGCAAATTTTGGCACTGCTGATTCTTTTTCTTAGCAATTTCAGGATAGGGTCTACTTTGAGTTGTTTACCTGTGCATAACGG CAGTGATATGGATAAACCAGCAAAGGAGAAAGAGGCAAAGGCCCTTGCTGGCACCACTGCGCAG GAGCAGTCTTCAACCACCAGCACTGGTGCTGTAAATCCTGACTGGACGGGATTTCAG GCATACTCTCCTATACCTCCACATGGGTTCTTGGCATCAAGTCCCCAAGCTCATCCTTATATGTGGGGGGTTCAG CATATCATGCCTCCATATGGTACGCCACCACATCCATATGTTGCAATGTATCCTCATGGTGGCTTATATGCTCATCCATCTATTCCTCCG GGATCTTACCCTTTTAGTCCTTTTGCAATGCCTTCACCGAATGGTATCAATGAGACATCT GGATATACACCTGGTAGCACAGAAGCTGATGGAAAGCCATCTGACGTGAAGGAAAAATTGCCCATTAAAAGGTCCAAAGGAAGTTTGGGCAGTTTAAACATGATTACAGGGAAGAGTAATGAGATTGGTAAAACATCTGGAGCGTCTGCTAATGGAGCTTATTCTAAAAG TGCTGAGAGTGCAAGTGAAGGTACAAGTGAAGGAAGTGATGCAAATTCTCAGAAT GACTCACAAATGATGTCAGGTGGAAGGCAAGATTCTGTTGAAG CTGATGCATCTCAGAATGGTGGTTCTGTGCATTGCCCTCAGAACGTAGGACAGAGTATGCCTAATACAATCATGAACCAGACAATGTCCGTCATGCCAATACCGGCTACTGGTGCCCCAGGAGCTCTACCTGGTCCCACAACCAACTTAAATATTGGAATGGACTACTGGGGAGCCCCAGCTTCATCTGCTATCCCTGCAATCCATGGGAAGGTTCCAAATACTCCAGTAGCTGGAGGAATTGTTTCTACTGGATCTCGGGATACTGTTCAATCGCAGATTTGGTTACAG GATGAAAGAGAGGTGAAGCGACAGAGGCGAAAACAGTCAAACAGAGAATCTGCTCGCCGTTCTAGGTTGCGTAAACAG gccgaatgtgaTGAGTTGGCCCAGCGTGCTGAAGCCCTAAAAGAAGAAAATGCCAATCTGCGATCAGAAGTAAACCGGATCAAGAGCGACTACGAGCAACTTCTTGCGGAAAATGCATCTCTCAAG GAGAGACTTGGGGAATTCGGTGGGCATGAAGAGTTTAGGTCTGGCAGGGATGAACAACATTTGAGCAATGATACACAAAAGAGTGGACAAGCAGAGCTTGCAGAGAGTGGTCACTAG
- the LOC110664324 gene encoding bZIP transcription factor 16 isoform X5: MDKPAKEKEAKALAGTTAQSYVLQEQSSTTSTGAVNPDWTGFQAYSPIPPHGFLASSPQAHPYMWGVQHIMPPYGTPPHPYVAMYPHGGLYAHPSIPPGSYPFSPFAMPSPNGINETSGYTPGSTEADGKPSDVKEKLPIKRSKGSLGSLNMITGKSNEIGKTSGASANGAYSKSAESASEGTSEGSDANSQNVSDSQMMSGGRQDSVEADASQNGGSVHCPQNVGQSMPNTIMNQTMSVMPIPATGAPGALPGPTTNLNIGMDYWGAPASSAIPAIHGKVPNTPVAGGIVSTGSRDTVQSQIWLQDEREVKRQRRKQSNRESARRSRLRKQAECDELAQRAEALKEENANLRSEVNRIKSDYEQLLAENASLKERLGEFGGHEEFRSGRDEQHLSNDTQKSGQAELAESGH; encoded by the exons ATGGATAAACCAGCAAAGGAGAAAGAGGCAAAGGCCCTTGCTGGCACCACTGCGCAG TCCTATGTTCTTCAGGAGCAGTCTTCAACCACCAGCACTGGTGCTGTAAATCCTGACTGGACGGGATTTCAG GCATACTCTCCTATACCTCCACATGGGTTCTTGGCATCAAGTCCCCAAGCTCATCCTTATATGTGGGGGGTTCAG CATATCATGCCTCCATATGGTACGCCACCACATCCATATGTTGCAATGTATCCTCATGGTGGCTTATATGCTCATCCATCTATTCCTCCG GGATCTTACCCTTTTAGTCCTTTTGCAATGCCTTCACCGAATGGTATCAATGAGACATCT GGATATACACCTGGTAGCACAGAAGCTGATGGAAAGCCATCTGACGTGAAGGAAAAATTGCCCATTAAAAGGTCCAAAGGAAGTTTGGGCAGTTTAAACATGATTACAGGGAAGAGTAATGAGATTGGTAAAACATCTGGAGCGTCTGCTAATGGAGCTTATTCTAAAAG TGCTGAGAGTGCAAGTGAAGGTACAAGTGAAGGAAGTGATGCAAATTCTCAGAATGTAAGT GACTCACAAATGATGTCAGGTGGAAGGCAAGATTCTGTTGAAG CTGATGCATCTCAGAATGGTGGTTCTGTGCATTGCCCTCAGAACGTAGGACAGAGTATGCCTAATACAATCATGAACCAGACAATGTCCGTCATGCCAATACCGGCTACTGGTGCCCCAGGAGCTCTACCTGGTCCCACAACCAACTTAAATATTGGAATGGACTACTGGGGAGCCCCAGCTTCATCTGCTATCCCTGCAATCCATGGGAAGGTTCCAAATACTCCAGTAGCTGGAGGAATTGTTTCTACTGGATCTCGGGATACTGTTCAATCGCAGATTTGGTTACAG GATGAAAGAGAGGTGAAGCGACAGAGGCGAAAACAGTCAAACAGAGAATCTGCTCGCCGTTCTAGGTTGCGTAAACAG gccgaatgtgaTGAGTTGGCCCAGCGTGCTGAAGCCCTAAAAGAAGAAAATGCCAATCTGCGATCAGAAGTAAACCGGATCAAGAGCGACTACGAGCAACTTCTTGCGGAAAATGCATCTCTCAAG GAGAGACTTGGGGAATTCGGTGGGCATGAAGAGTTTAGGTCTGGCAGGGATGAACAACATTTGAGCAATGATACACAAAAGAGTGGACAAGCAGAGCTTGCAGAGAGTGGTCACTAG
- the LOC110664324 gene encoding bZIP transcription factor 16 isoform X6, giving the protein MGSSDMDKPAKEKEAKALAGTTAQEQSSTTSTGAVNPDWTGFQAYSPIPPHGFLASSPQAHPYMWGVQHIMPPYGTPPHPYVAMYPHGGLYAHPSIPPGSYPFSPFAMPSPNGINETSGYTPGSTEADGKPSDVKEKLPIKRSKGSLGSLNMITGKSNEIGKTSGASANGAYSKSAESASEGTSEGSDANSQNDSQMMSGGRQDSVEADASQNGGSVHCPQNVGQSMPNTIMNQTMSVMPIPATGAPGALPGPTTNLNIGMDYWGAPASSAIPAIHGKVPNTPVAGGIVSTGSRDTVQSQIWLQDEREVKRQRRKQSNRESARRSRLRKQAECDELAQRAEALKEENANLRSEVNRIKSDYEQLLAENASLKERLGEFGGHEEFRSGRDEQHLSNDTQKSGQAELAESGH; this is encoded by the exons ATGGGCAGCAGTGATATGGATAAACCAGCAAAGGAGAAAGAGGCAAAGGCCCTTGCTGGCACCACTGCGCAG GAGCAGTCTTCAACCACCAGCACTGGTGCTGTAAATCCTGACTGGACGGGATTTCAG GCATACTCTCCTATACCTCCACATGGGTTCTTGGCATCAAGTCCCCAAGCTCATCCTTATATGTGGGGGGTTCAG CATATCATGCCTCCATATGGTACGCCACCACATCCATATGTTGCAATGTATCCTCATGGTGGCTTATATGCTCATCCATCTATTCCTCCG GGATCTTACCCTTTTAGTCCTTTTGCAATGCCTTCACCGAATGGTATCAATGAGACATCT GGATATACACCTGGTAGCACAGAAGCTGATGGAAAGCCATCTGACGTGAAGGAAAAATTGCCCATTAAAAGGTCCAAAGGAAGTTTGGGCAGTTTAAACATGATTACAGGGAAGAGTAATGAGATTGGTAAAACATCTGGAGCGTCTGCTAATGGAGCTTATTCTAAAAG TGCTGAGAGTGCAAGTGAAGGTACAAGTGAAGGAAGTGATGCAAATTCTCAGAAT GACTCACAAATGATGTCAGGTGGAAGGCAAGATTCTGTTGAAG CTGATGCATCTCAGAATGGTGGTTCTGTGCATTGCCCTCAGAACGTAGGACAGAGTATGCCTAATACAATCATGAACCAGACAATGTCCGTCATGCCAATACCGGCTACTGGTGCCCCAGGAGCTCTACCTGGTCCCACAACCAACTTAAATATTGGAATGGACTACTGGGGAGCCCCAGCTTCATCTGCTATCCCTGCAATCCATGGGAAGGTTCCAAATACTCCAGTAGCTGGAGGAATTGTTTCTACTGGATCTCGGGATACTGTTCAATCGCAGATTTGGTTACAG GATGAAAGAGAGGTGAAGCGACAGAGGCGAAAACAGTCAAACAGAGAATCTGCTCGCCGTTCTAGGTTGCGTAAACAG gccgaatgtgaTGAGTTGGCCCAGCGTGCTGAAGCCCTAAAAGAAGAAAATGCCAATCTGCGATCAGAAGTAAACCGGATCAAGAGCGACTACGAGCAACTTCTTGCGGAAAATGCATCTCTCAAG GAGAGACTTGGGGAATTCGGTGGGCATGAAGAGTTTAGGTCTGGCAGGGATGAACAACATTTGAGCAATGATACACAAAAGAGTGGACAAGCAGAGCTTGCAGAGAGTGGTCACTAG
- the LOC110664324 gene encoding bZIP transcription factor 16 isoform X4: MGSSDMDKPAKEKEAKALAGTTAQEQSSTTSTGAVNPDWTGFQAYSPIPPHGFLASSPQAHPYMWGVQHIMPPYGTPPHPYVAMYPHGGLYAHPSIPPGSYPFSPFAMPSPNGINETSGYTPGSTEADGKPSDVKEKLPIKRSKGSLGSLNMITGKSNEIGKTSGASANGAYSKSAESASEGTSEGSDANSQNVSDSQMMSGGRQDSVEADASQNGGSVHCPQNVGQSMPNTIMNQTMSVMPIPATGAPGALPGPTTNLNIGMDYWGAPASSAIPAIHGKVPNTPVAGGIVSTGSRDTVQSQIWLQDEREVKRQRRKQSNRESARRSRLRKQAECDELAQRAEALKEENANLRSEVNRIKSDYEQLLAENASLKERLGEFGGHEEFRSGRDEQHLSNDTQKSGQAELAESGH, from the exons ATGGGCAGCAGTGATATGGATAAACCAGCAAAGGAGAAAGAGGCAAAGGCCCTTGCTGGCACCACTGCGCAG GAGCAGTCTTCAACCACCAGCACTGGTGCTGTAAATCCTGACTGGACGGGATTTCAG GCATACTCTCCTATACCTCCACATGGGTTCTTGGCATCAAGTCCCCAAGCTCATCCTTATATGTGGGGGGTTCAG CATATCATGCCTCCATATGGTACGCCACCACATCCATATGTTGCAATGTATCCTCATGGTGGCTTATATGCTCATCCATCTATTCCTCCG GGATCTTACCCTTTTAGTCCTTTTGCAATGCCTTCACCGAATGGTATCAATGAGACATCT GGATATACACCTGGTAGCACAGAAGCTGATGGAAAGCCATCTGACGTGAAGGAAAAATTGCCCATTAAAAGGTCCAAAGGAAGTTTGGGCAGTTTAAACATGATTACAGGGAAGAGTAATGAGATTGGTAAAACATCTGGAGCGTCTGCTAATGGAGCTTATTCTAAAAG TGCTGAGAGTGCAAGTGAAGGTACAAGTGAAGGAAGTGATGCAAATTCTCAGAATGTAAGT GACTCACAAATGATGTCAGGTGGAAGGCAAGATTCTGTTGAAG CTGATGCATCTCAGAATGGTGGTTCTGTGCATTGCCCTCAGAACGTAGGACAGAGTATGCCTAATACAATCATGAACCAGACAATGTCCGTCATGCCAATACCGGCTACTGGTGCCCCAGGAGCTCTACCTGGTCCCACAACCAACTTAAATATTGGAATGGACTACTGGGGAGCCCCAGCTTCATCTGCTATCCCTGCAATCCATGGGAAGGTTCCAAATACTCCAGTAGCTGGAGGAATTGTTTCTACTGGATCTCGGGATACTGTTCAATCGCAGATTTGGTTACAG GATGAAAGAGAGGTGAAGCGACAGAGGCGAAAACAGTCAAACAGAGAATCTGCTCGCCGTTCTAGGTTGCGTAAACAG gccgaatgtgaTGAGTTGGCCCAGCGTGCTGAAGCCCTAAAAGAAGAAAATGCCAATCTGCGATCAGAAGTAAACCGGATCAAGAGCGACTACGAGCAACTTCTTGCGGAAAATGCATCTCTCAAG GAGAGACTTGGGGAATTCGGTGGGCATGAAGAGTTTAGGTCTGGCAGGGATGAACAACATTTGAGCAATGATACACAAAAGAGTGGACAAGCAGAGCTTGCAGAGAGTGGTCACTAG
- the LOC110664324 gene encoding bZIP transcription factor 16 isoform X8 encodes MGSSDMDKPAKEKEAKALAGTTAQSYVLQEQSSTTSTGAVNPDWTGFQAYSPIPPHGFLASSPQAHPYMWGVQHIMPPYGTPPHPYVAMYPHGGLYAHPSIPPGSYPFSPFAMPSPNGINETSGYTPGSTEADGKPSDVKEKLPIKRSKGSLGSLNMITGKSNEIGKTSGASANGAYSKSAESASEGTSEGSDANSQNVSDSQMMSGGRQDSVEADASQNGGSVHCPQNVGQSMPNTIMNQTMSVMPIPATGAPGALPGPTTNLNIGMDYWGAPASSAIPAIHGKVPNTPVAGGIVSTGSRDTVQSQIWLQDEREVKRQRRKQSNRESARRSRLRKQAECDELAQRAEALKEENANLRSEVNRIKSDYEQLLAENASLKLKIRRKNCAL; translated from the exons ATGGGCAGCAGTGATATGGATAAACCAGCAAAGGAGAAAGAGGCAAAGGCCCTTGCTGGCACCACTGCGCAG TCCTATGTTCTTCAGGAGCAGTCTTCAACCACCAGCACTGGTGCTGTAAATCCTGACTGGACGGGATTTCAG GCATACTCTCCTATACCTCCACATGGGTTCTTGGCATCAAGTCCCCAAGCTCATCCTTATATGTGGGGGGTTCAG CATATCATGCCTCCATATGGTACGCCACCACATCCATATGTTGCAATGTATCCTCATGGTGGCTTATATGCTCATCCATCTATTCCTCCG GGATCTTACCCTTTTAGTCCTTTTGCAATGCCTTCACCGAATGGTATCAATGAGACATCT GGATATACACCTGGTAGCACAGAAGCTGATGGAAAGCCATCTGACGTGAAGGAAAAATTGCCCATTAAAAGGTCCAAAGGAAGTTTGGGCAGTTTAAACATGATTACAGGGAAGAGTAATGAGATTGGTAAAACATCTGGAGCGTCTGCTAATGGAGCTTATTCTAAAAG TGCTGAGAGTGCAAGTGAAGGTACAAGTGAAGGAAGTGATGCAAATTCTCAGAATGTAAGT GACTCACAAATGATGTCAGGTGGAAGGCAAGATTCTGTTGAAG CTGATGCATCTCAGAATGGTGGTTCTGTGCATTGCCCTCAGAACGTAGGACAGAGTATGCCTAATACAATCATGAACCAGACAATGTCCGTCATGCCAATACCGGCTACTGGTGCCCCAGGAGCTCTACCTGGTCCCACAACCAACTTAAATATTGGAATGGACTACTGGGGAGCCCCAGCTTCATCTGCTATCCCTGCAATCCATGGGAAGGTTCCAAATACTCCAGTAGCTGGAGGAATTGTTTCTACTGGATCTCGGGATACTGTTCAATCGCAGATTTGGTTACAG GATGAAAGAGAGGTGAAGCGACAGAGGCGAAAACAGTCAAACAGAGAATCTGCTCGCCGTTCTAGGTTGCGTAAACAG gccgaatgtgaTGAGTTGGCCCAGCGTGCTGAAGCCCTAAAAGAAGAAAATGCCAATCTGCGATCAGAAGTAAACCGGATCAAGAGCGACTACGAGCAACTTCTTGCGGAAAATGCATCTCTCAAG ttaaaaataagaagaaaaaacTGTGCACTATAA